Proteins found in one Asterias amurensis chromosome 13, ASM3211899v1 genomic segment:
- the LOC139945797 gene encoding leucine-rich repeat-containing protein 42-like, with protein sequence MISQQIMTFEAFPADAVLQFNDPGPFYVRESGRLRSPPGLGLIRAGPHQGILQLHQPAFSLENTTVDNSTTRTPRKLFDISLDFVAANITLVDSLAGFPEVVGRQLFDAAHLLHKLCPRALELFCEAYGNSILHSVNLTGHRLAVDELLNCNALFLRLSELDVGGCNIGEDSEILPIVANLICLRRLGLASNDLTDAGIRRLTTPLRVMDRGPRRLLSLDLAGNESISDKSAGQYLTVFTSLTSLDLSGCNISSEGINKLKKKLKLENRVISTMATTKSFLQPVKNFGWALPLVEQWKESSTNCMQRGKSKASFGSAKAASFYGRTQERLANILKSTKPIKKVHDMPIIQLVASSSSNQDNHQADLVTKENMKRSKVERSKVARQQSTQGRRCQEAGQVNARNDELSTLDKELTMQYSCPDMKHSTRQDRKWLGLRTLELETEDTKENQMEQISEQLVKQAKPPPRKKIKLCSQVSSQGFFDILNGGGK encoded by the exons ATGATCAGTCAACAAATCATGACCTTTGAAGCATTTCCCGCTGATGCTGTTCTTCAGTTCAATGACCCCGGCCCATTCTACGTCCGAGAGAGTGGCAGACTCCGCTCCCCACCTGGTTTAGGTCTGATCAGAGCCGGTCCACACCAAGGGATTCTCCAGCTACACCAACCCGCCTTCAGTCTAGAAAACACCACAGTCGACAATTCCACCACAAGAACCCCACGTAAACTCTTTGACATATCATTAGACTTTGTTGCAGCCAACATCACTCTTGTAGATTCACTCGCTGGATTTCCAGAGGTCGTGGGTCGCCAGCTGTTTGATGCTGCTCATCTCCTCCACAAACTCTGCCCACGGGCACTGGAGCTTTTCTGCGAAGCTTATGGGAACAGCATCCTACATAGCGTCAACCTAACAGGGCATCGCTTGGCTGTTGACGAGCTGCTTAATTGTAATGCACTCTTCTTGAGGTTGTCCGAGCTGGACGTCGGAGGATGTAACATTGGTGAAGACAGTGAGATTCTCCCAATTGTTGCCAATTTGATCTG TTTGAGACGGCTTGGATTAGCTAGCAATGACCTGACCGATGCCGGCATACGGCGACTGACAACGCCTCTTAGAGTGATGGACAGGGGACCACGCCGATTGCTTAGCCTCGACTTGGCAG GTAATGAATCTATAAGTGACAAGTCTGCGGGTCAATACCTCACTGTGTTCACTTCGCTAACATCACTTGATTTGTCAGGCTGCAACATTTCA TCGGAGGGCATTAACAAGTTAAAGAAAAAGTTGAAACTGGAAAATCGTGTTATTTCTACCATGGCGACAACCAAGTCCTTTCTTCAACCTGTCAAGAACTTTGGATGGGCCTTGCCATTGGTAGAGCAGTGGAAAGAATCAAGCACCAATTGTATGCAGAGAGGAAAGAGCAAGGCTAGCTTTGGATCTGCGAAAGCAGCAAGCTTCT atggAAGAACGCAGGAGAGACTGGCGAACATACTAAAGTCTACTAAACCAATAAAAAAAGTCCACGACATGCCCATTATACAACTTGTTGCATCAAGCAGCAGTAACCAGGACAACCATCAAGCTGACCTGGTAACCAAGGAGAACATGAAAAGGTCAAAGGTTGAAAGGTCAAAGGTTGCCAGGCAACAAAGTACACAAGGTAGACGATGTCAGGAAGCTGGGCAGGTTAACGCCAGGAATGATGAGCTGTCAACACTCGACAAAGAACTAACCATGCAATATTCATGTCCTGATATGAAACATTCAACTAGGCAGGACAGAAAGTGGCTAGGTTTAAGAACGTTAGAGCTCGAGACAGAAGACACAAAAGAGAATCAGATGGAGCAGATCTCAGAGCAGCTGGTGAAACAAGCAAAACCACCGCCaagaaagaaaatcaaactCTGCTCCCAAGTTTCCTCCCAAGGCTTCTTTGATATCCTTAATGGTGGGGGAAAATGA